The Hydrogenispora ethanolica genome has a segment encoding these proteins:
- a CDS encoding proline--tRNA ligase, producing the protein MRQSKLFAPTLRETPAEAEIISHQLMLRAGMIRKSAAGMYTFLPLAQRVIGKIAKIVREEMDREEGQELALPIVQPAEIWKESGRWEVYGDEMFRLVDRHKREFCLGPTHEEIITTVVKNDIRSYRDLPLRLYQIQNKYRDEIRPRFGLMRGREFIMKDLYSFDLDEAGLEESYQAMYRAYTKVFTRCGLKFRPVEADSGAIGGNVSQEFMVLAEAGEALILYCDACNYAANIEKAVSKVPVASGGTMVPLELIETPGQKTIDEVSAFLKVAPEQTVKTLFYGTGDGYIAVLVRGCDQVNEIKLYNSLGGKNLYLASPEELHEVYGLPVGYVGPVGLDEKITIYADNLVKEMHQVVVGANREGYHYRNVEPERDFVNVNYTDLRTANPGEACPRCHGHLQQVRGIEAGQIFKLGTKYSKALGATYLDEKGQSQLMVMGCYGIGVSRTMAAAIEQNYDANGIKWPMAIAPFQVHIVAVSADQLQVAADLYKQLNEAGIEVLVDDRNERPGVKFKDADLIGIPIRITVGPKGLAQGEVEVKYRQTGAEERWPLTEVTTRAASFIRQCLSENR; encoded by the coding sequence ATGCGACAATCAAAACTATTTGCGCCGACTTTACGGGAGACGCCGGCCGAAGCCGAGATCATCAGCCACCAATTGATGCTGCGGGCCGGCATGATTCGGAAGTCGGCCGCCGGCATGTATACTTTCTTGCCTCTGGCGCAGCGGGTCATCGGCAAGATTGCCAAGATCGTCCGCGAAGAAATGGATCGGGAAGAAGGACAGGAATTGGCTCTTCCGATCGTCCAACCCGCTGAGATCTGGAAAGAGAGCGGCCGGTGGGAAGTATACGGCGACGAGATGTTTCGTCTGGTGGACCGGCATAAACGGGAATTTTGTCTGGGACCTACTCACGAAGAGATCATTACGACGGTAGTGAAGAATGACATCCGCTCCTATCGCGATCTTCCTTTGCGGCTCTATCAGATTCAAAATAAATACCGTGACGAGATCCGGCCACGCTTCGGGCTGATGCGCGGCAGGGAGTTCATCATGAAGGATTTATATTCGTTTGATCTGGACGAGGCCGGTCTGGAGGAAAGCTATCAGGCGATGTATCGCGCTTACACCAAGGTATTTACGCGGTGCGGCTTGAAGTTCCGGCCGGTGGAAGCCGATTCCGGCGCCATCGGTGGCAATGTCAGCCAAGAATTCATGGTGTTGGCCGAAGCCGGGGAAGCCCTGATCCTCTACTGCGACGCCTGCAATTATGCGGCCAACATCGAAAAGGCGGTATCCAAAGTACCCGTAGCCAGTGGTGGTACGATGGTGCCCTTGGAGCTGATAGAGACACCGGGTCAAAAAACCATCGATGAAGTTTCCGCCTTTCTGAAAGTCGCTCCCGAACAGACGGTAAAGACTCTCTTTTACGGAACCGGCGATGGTTACATCGCGGTACTGGTGCGAGGTTGCGACCAGGTTAATGAGATTAAGCTATATAACAGCCTGGGCGGAAAGAACCTTTATCTGGCATCTCCCGAAGAATTGCACGAGGTTTACGGTTTGCCGGTGGGCTATGTCGGGCCGGTGGGGCTTGATGAAAAAATTACCATTTATGCCGATAATCTGGTTAAAGAAATGCATCAAGTGGTCGTGGGAGCCAACCGGGAGGGCTATCATTACCGGAATGTCGAGCCGGAGCGGGACTTTGTCAATGTTAACTACACCGATCTCCGAACCGCCAACCCGGGTGAAGCGTGTCCGCGTTGCCATGGGCATCTGCAACAGGTCCGGGGGATCGAGGCCGGCCAGATCTTCAAATTGGGCACCAAATACAGCAAAGCGCTGGGTGCGACTTACCTGGATGAGAAAGGCCAAAGTCAACTGATGGTGATGGGTTGTTACGGAATCGGCGTCAGCCGGACGATGGCCGCAGCGATTGAGCAAAATTATGATGCCAATGGCATCAAGTGGCCGATGGCCATCGCCCCGTTCCAAGTGCATATCGTGGCGGTGAGCGCTGATCAGCTCCAAGTCGCGGCGGATTTATACAAACAGTTGAATGAAGCGGGGATCGAGGTATTGGTGGACGACCGCAACGAGCGGCCTGGTGTTAAGTTTAAGGATGCCGACTTGATAGGAATTCCGATTCGAATCACAGTTGGGCCCAAAGGGCTGGCTCAAGGTGAGGTCGAAGTCAAATATCGCCAGACCGGAGCCGAGGAACGTTGGCCCTTGACTGAAGTGACGACCCGGGCCGCATCCTTCATCCGGCAGTGTTTGAGCGAAAATCGTTAA